TATGGAGCTATATATGCTTCTAGAAAATCTAGAAAAAAGGGATGGCTTATAGGAATAGTTTTGGCTTTTATTTATATGATAATTTTTTATTTGATTTCAGTGATAGCTGGAAGGGAAACGGCTTTGAAAGGAAATGATTATATAAGAATTGTGCTAGCTTTATTGGTGGGAACTCTGTCTGGAATGTTAGGAATAAATATGTAGAAGTCCTTTATTTAATTAAAATATTGTGATATAATCTATGGGTAGATATGCTATATTGAAGCGATAAATATGATTGGAGGAATTGACGTGAAACATATAAAAACTATAAACAAGTCAAATATAAAAGAAAGCTTAAAAAAACCAGGTTGTAAAGAGTGTGCAAATTCATGCCAATCTGCATGTAAAACTTCTTGCACAGTTGCCAATTTAGCTTGTGAAAACTAATTTATACTGGTATAATTTTAGGGGCAGTAACTTATGTTACTGTCTTAAATTTTAATGAGGAGGAAATAAAGGTGGCAAATATTCATAAATTTATACAGAACGGGGAATACTACGTTCTTGATGTGAATACAGGATCAGTTCATATTGTGGACGAGCTTGTATATGACCTATTAAACGAAGAAAAATTGGAAGCTTTAGATGAGTTGAAATGTAGATATAAAAATAAGTACAAAGATGAAGATATTCATGAGGCTTATAACGAGATAAAGGAATTAATAAAAGAAGGTCTAATATATACAGAAGATATGTATGAAGATATTGCTCAAAAGAGTGGCAATTCAACCTCCTTTATAAAAGCTTTATGTTTAAATATAACTCATGCCTGCAACTTAAGATGTAAGTATTGTTTTGCCGATGAGGGTAAATATCATGGAGAAAGCAAAATAATGTCTGTTGAAGTAGGAAAAAAAGCTTTGGATTTTGTAATTAAACATTCTGGTCCTAGAAAGAATATAGAAGTGGACTTATTTGGTGGAGAGCCACTAATGGCTTTTGAAAATATAAAACAAATAGTTAACTATGGAAAAGAATTAGAGAAGAAACATAATAAAAATATAAGATTTACTATGACTACAAACTGTACTTTGTTAAATGATGAAATAATGGAGTACTTAAATAAAAACATGGTAAATATAGTTTTGAGTATAGATGGAAGAAAAGAAGTGAATGATAGAGTTAGGATAGGAGCTAATGGAGAAGGATCTTATGATAGTATATTACCTAAAATAAGAGAAATGGTTGCAAGAAGAGATCCTTCAAAACAACATTACGTTAGAGGAACCTTTACTAGAGAAAATACAGATTTTTTTAATGATGTTATGCATTTAGTTAACTTAGGATTTAAAGAAATATCTGTAGAGCCGGTAGTACTTCCAGATGAACATCCATTATCTTTAAGAGAAGAGGATCTTCCTACTATATTTAATGAATATGATAAGTTATATAATGAAATGTTAAGAAGATATAAAGAAGGTAATGAGTTTAAATTCTATCATTTTAATATAAATCTAAATGGTGGACCATGTGTATATAAAAGAATTTCTGGATGTGGTGCAGGGCATGAATATGTTGCAGTAACACCTACTGGAGATGTATATCCATGTCATCAGTTTGTAGGAAATGAAGAATTCAAATTAGGTACAATATATGAAGATAAAATGAATAATGATATAGCCCAAAAATTTCATGAAGCGCATATATATAATAAACCAAAATGCAGAGAATGTTGGGCAAGATTCTATTGTAGTGGTGGATGCCAAGCTAATAATTATAACTTTAATGGCGATATTCATAAGCCTTATGAAATAGGTTGTGCTATGCAAAAGAAAAGAATAGAGTGTGCTATAGCCTTAAAAACTCAAATGATGATGGAAGAATAATGCATATATTACATAATATTGACTAAAATAATATGTAATATTATAATTAGTTTATTAATGCTATACGGAGGGGGATAAAAAAATGAAGAAAAAAAAGAGCGCCATTCTCTTTATCTTAAGTGTTATTGTTATTTTTTCATTAGCCTTTATTAGTGCAGAAGGTCTGAAGTTATTTGGGTATGAAATAAAGCCGTTAAGTAAATCTATAAATAAAGGCTTAGACCTTCAAGGTGGAGTTTCTGTAGTAGAAGAAATTCAAGGAAAAGTTGATCAAAAAACCTTTGATAAGGCTATTGAACTTATTTCAATGAGAGTAAATAAAATGGGTGTAAGTGAAACAGTAGTTACAAAGGAAGGAAAAAACAGAATAAGAATAGAAATACCAGGAAAGTTTGATGCTAAAGCAGTTATAGATAGTGTAGTTAAAACTGGTGAATTGAAATTTGTAGGTCCTGATAAGAAAACAATTCTTACAGGTAAGGATGTAGATAAAGCATCGGCTTATCTAGATGAAACAAATAATCCTACTATTAGTTTGGAATTAAATAAGTCTGGTACTAAAAAATTTGCTGAGGGTACAAAAAAATTCCTAGGGCAACCCATAGCCATATATATGGATGATGAAATGCTTACTAATCCTAAGGTAAATGATGTTATAACTGGTGGAAAAGCGGTAATAACAGGAAGTAAAACATTAGAAGAGGCAACTAGACAGGCTAACATAATAAATTCTGGAGCATTACCTGTTACATTAAAAACAGTTTCTGCTAAAACTGTAGGAGCTACTTTGGGAGCTACTGCTTTGCCTAAAAGTATAAATGCTGGTCTTGTGGGAATTGCATTGGTATTTATATTTATGATTATTTATTATAGATTGCCAGGAATAATAGCAGATATAGCACTAGTACTATATATAGTACTTGTATTACTTGTTTTTTCAGGAATAGAGGCAACACTAACTCTTTCAGGTATTGCAGGATTCCTTTTAACTGTTGGTATGGCAGTAGATGCTAATGTGCTTATATTTGAAAGAATAAAAGAAGAACTTAGGACGGGGAAATCTGTAAAATCTTCTGTTGATGCAGGATTTGATAGAGCTTTATCTTCCATATTAGATTCTAATATAACTACAATTATTGCAGGAACAGTACTTTATATGGTAGGATCAGGTACTGTAAAAGGATTTGCTTTAACTCTAATAATTGGTATAGTCATAAGTATACTTACAGCATTAACTGTAACTAAGTTTTTACTTAAAACTGCTGTAAATATGGGGCTTATTAATAAATCTTCACATTTTGGAGTTAAAAATAGTACTGAAGCTAAAGTTAAACATAAATTTAAATTTGTTGAAAGATTTAAAATATGGATAAGTATATCTTTATTGGTTATGGTTGTTGGATTCACAACAATGGGATTTAAAGGATTAAATTTTGGTATAGACTTTAAAGGTGG
The DNA window shown above is from Haloimpatiens massiliensis and carries:
- a CDS encoding TIGR04086 family membrane protein; translated protein: MNRKNMDCMLKGLIRACIVTLLGMIIFSIINFLFPASEGFRGIFILVITLISIMYGAIYASRKSRKKGWLIGIVLAFIYMIIFYLISVIAGRETALKGNDYIRIVLALLVGTLSGMLGINM
- the scfA gene encoding six-cysteine ranthipeptide SCIFF, whose translation is MKHIKTINKSNIKESLKKPGCKECANSCQSACKTSCTVANLACEN
- the scfB gene encoding thioether cross-link-forming SCIFF peptide maturase → MANIHKFIQNGEYYVLDVNTGSVHIVDELVYDLLNEEKLEALDELKCRYKNKYKDEDIHEAYNEIKELIKEGLIYTEDMYEDIAQKSGNSTSFIKALCLNITHACNLRCKYCFADEGKYHGESKIMSVEVGKKALDFVIKHSGPRKNIEVDLFGGEPLMAFENIKQIVNYGKELEKKHNKNIRFTMTTNCTLLNDEIMEYLNKNMVNIVLSIDGRKEVNDRVRIGANGEGSYDSILPKIREMVARRDPSKQHYVRGTFTRENTDFFNDVMHLVNLGFKEISVEPVVLPDEHPLSLREEDLPTIFNEYDKLYNEMLRRYKEGNEFKFYHFNINLNGGPCVYKRISGCGAGHEYVAVTPTGDVYPCHQFVGNEEFKLGTIYEDKMNNDIAQKFHEAHIYNKPKCRECWARFYCSGGCQANNYNFNGDIHKPYEIGCAMQKKRIECAIALKTQMMMEE